From a single Candidatus Saccharibacteria bacterium genomic region:
- a CDS encoding ATP-binding protein, with protein sequence MQKLTTTKPLFILLYGSPGSGKTNFARQLCEVLPCAHLQSDRIRAELFEKPSFSTDENEVVDNLNEFMAEQFLQAGVSVILDENADRAAKRMSLRNMARSKKAEPVLVWLQTDFESAYARLQRRDRRKADDKYAAAYSTEMFKQAISRMQNPKNEDYVVISGKHTFNTQRNTIVRHLIEKGLVERTQETPITKPGLVNLVPQSQGRVNMARRNVLIR encoded by the coding sequence ATGCAGAAGTTAACGACCACCAAACCTCTGTTTATCTTGCTTTATGGCTCGCCAGGATCCGGCAAGACAAATTTTGCACGTCAGTTATGTGAAGTTTTGCCTTGCGCACACCTACAGAGCGATCGGATTCGCGCTGAACTTTTTGAAAAGCCTAGCTTTAGTACTGATGAAAATGAGGTTGTAGATAATCTAAATGAATTCATGGCTGAGCAATTTTTACAGGCTGGCGTATCTGTAATCTTAGATGAAAATGCCGACAGAGCAGCAAAACGCATGTCGTTGCGAAACATGGCCAGAAGTAAAAAGGCTGAACCTGTACTGGTTTGGCTGCAGACAGATTTTGAAAGTGCCTATGCTCGTTTGCAACGCCGAGATCGACGTAAAGCCGACGACAAATATGCAGCCGCCTATAGCACTGAAATGTTTAAACAAGCTATCAGCCGTATGCAAAATCCAAAAAACGAAGATTATGTAGTTATTTCTGGCAAACACACTTTTAATACTCAACGCAACACGATCGTCAGGCATTTGATTGAGAAGGGCTTGGTCGAACGGACTCAAGAGACCCCGATAACTAAGCCTGGACTAGTAAACCTAGTTCCTCAGTCTCAAGGCCGCGTTAACATGGCTCGTCGTAACGTATTAATCCGCTAA
- a CDS encoding glycosyltransferase codes for MVAAVYILLGVEAVMEFILTRIEYQKTIYRLMSASILLFCLLFCAFWIFFDHITWTTTILFAVSLFRALNIMRFGYGRMGQGYLKKVVSRSSWRLTILQIISFLLVYLVVNQPTILVPLLLGSSLLGLCLMLKSLLNNIRPTKIVDVDITGNDVPVVTVAIPARNETDDMAACIQSILESDYPKLEVLVLDDCSHDQTPEVIRQFAHAGVRFIQGEEPENGWLAKNSAYQRLSDEATGEYILFCGVDIRFDSGGITDLINYMCSKKLNMISLLPRRVRHIQQALFFQAARYGWEIVLPRFLDKERPPALSSCWMVKKSFLGAGGFKAVSHSVMPERFFARKASAINSYNFLANRNLKLAHSHKTAKQQHQTGIRLRYPQLRKRPENVALYLMSLVWLFFLPSTLLLSGLISSIPMSWAILSITIILCWSIISYKLFTVVTGRTVATLLAVIFPLVILVDIYTCLISLWRYEFGQIEWKGRNVCLPIMHVLPKLPEIE; via the coding sequence ATGGTTGCAGCGGTATATATTTTGTTAGGCGTCGAGGCTGTAATGGAGTTCATTCTGACTAGAATTGAATATCAAAAAACCATATACCGTCTAATGTCGGCTTCAATCCTACTCTTCTGTTTATTGTTCTGTGCTTTTTGGATATTTTTTGATCATATAACTTGGACGACCACAATCCTATTTGCGGTAAGCCTCTTTAGAGCGCTCAATATCATGCGTTTTGGTTACGGTCGTATGGGCCAAGGCTACCTAAAGAAAGTAGTCAGTCGAAGCAGCTGGCGCCTAACGATTCTACAGATTATCTCGTTTTTACTTGTTTATCTGGTAGTAAATCAGCCAACCATTCTTGTCCCGCTGCTGTTAGGCAGCAGTTTACTAGGCCTATGCCTTATGCTAAAAAGCCTATTGAATAATATTAGACCAACCAAGATTGTAGACGTAGACATAACTGGCAACGATGTGCCCGTAGTGACAGTTGCCATACCTGCCCGAAACGAAACTGATGACATGGCGGCCTGTATCCAGTCAATTCTGGAAAGCGACTATCCTAAACTTGAGGTTTTGGTGCTTGATGATTGCTCGCACGATCAAACCCCAGAAGTAATCAGGCAGTTTGCCCACGCAGGCGTGCGTTTTATTCAGGGAGAAGAACCCGAGAATGGCTGGTTGGCAAAAAATTCAGCTTATCAACGGCTTAGTGATGAAGCTACGGGTGAATATATACTTTTTTGCGGTGTTGATATTAGGTTTGACAGTGGTGGAATAACCGACCTTATCAATTACATGTGTTCAAAAAAGTTAAATATGATCAGCTTGCTACCAAGAAGAGTGAGGCACATTCAACAAGCTCTGTTCTTCCAGGCAGCTCGCTATGGCTGGGAAATTGTGCTACCCCGTTTTTTGGACAAAGAACGTCCACCCGCACTTTCATCTTGCTGGATGGTGAAAAAAAGCTTTTTGGGTGCGGGCGGTTTTAAGGCCGTATCTCATAGCGTAATGCCTGAGCGGTTTTTTGCTCGTAAAGCCTCGGCTATAAACTCTTATAATTTTTTGGCAAATCGCAACCTAAAACTAGCCCATAGCCATAAAACTGCTAAGCAGCAACATCAGACGGGTATACGTCTTCGCTATCCTCAGCTTCGAAAAAGGCCTGAGAACGTAGCTTTGTATCTGATGAGTTTGGTCTGGCTGTTCTTTTTACCGAGTACCCTACTGCTCTCTGGACTTATTTCTTCAATCCCTATGTCTTGGGCAATTTTATCGATTACCATTATATTATGCTGGTCGATTATTTCTTACAAACTATTCACAGTTGTGACTGGGCGAACTGTAGCAACCTTGTTGGCGGTTATTTTTCCACTGGTAATTTTGGTTGACATATATACCTGCCTGATTTCACTCTGGCGATATGAATTTGGGCAAATCGAATGGAAGGGTCGCAACGTTTGCTTGCCAATAATGCATGTACTGCCAAAATTGCCAGAGATTGAGTAG
- the nusG gene encoding transcription termination/antitermination factor NusG, which produces MTKRYDTSKQWYAIHTYSGYEEKVAESIRQRADSLDMKDKIFAVLVPKEKMIEIKNGKRKVVEKRIFQGYVLVQMKMSEDAWYIVRNTPSVTGFVGTGTEPSPVEQDEMDKIMKRMGKEEPKHRMDYSVSEVVSITDGPFKGFEGSIAEVDEAKGKLKVLVNMFGRETPVELDGLQVKKV; this is translated from the coding sequence ATGACAAAACGATATGATACTAGCAAACAGTGGTACGCAATTCACACCTACAGCGGCTATGAAGAGAAAGTGGCTGAGTCAATACGCCAGCGCGCCGACTCACTAGATATGAAAGATAAGATTTTTGCCGTTCTAGTGCCAAAAGAGAAGATGATCGAGATCAAGAACGGTAAGCGCAAAGTTGTCGAAAAGCGTATTTTCCAGGGCTATGTACTTGTTCAGATGAAAATGAGCGAAGATGCTTGGTATATTGTCAGAAACACACCAAGTGTTACCGGCTTTGTCGGCACAGGCACCGAGCCTAGCCCAGTAGAGCAAGATGAAATGGACAAAATTATGAAGCGCATGGGCAAAGAAGAGCCAAAACACAGGATGGATTATTCTGTTAGCGAAGTTGTAAGCATAACTGATGGTCCATTCAAGGGCTTCGAAGGATCGATTGCCGAGGTTGACGAAGCTAAAGGCAAGCTTAAGGTACTGGTAAATATGTTTGGCCGCGAAACCCCAGTCGAGCTCGACGGCCTGCAAGTTAAGAAGGTCTAA
- a CDS encoding coenzyme F420-0:L-glutamate ligase: protein MKAVAIKTERVSTGSISLTELLDKYLTEFKEGNVLAITSKIVAICEGSVVAKNTIVDKQAFVAEHADFTQLEAHSKYGINFTIKNNTLIPNAGIDESNAGGFYILWPKDSQRTAAEVRAYIKHRFGIKYCGVVITDSTCRTMRRGVSGIALGFSGFNPLHNYVGTPDLFGRDFKVSQADIVGGLAGIGVFVMGEGSESTPLAVISELDNVEFADREPTDEELKNIAIPLEEDLFEPFLSRVKWLRKPD, encoded by the coding sequence ATGAAAGCGGTAGCAATAAAAACCGAGCGAGTAAGTACTGGATCAATCTCTTTAACCGAACTCCTAGATAAATATTTGACTGAGTTTAAAGAGGGTAATGTGCTGGCTATTACATCAAAAATAGTTGCGATTTGTGAAGGGTCGGTGGTGGCAAAAAATACTATAGTAGATAAACAGGCCTTTGTGGCCGAGCATGCCGATTTTACTCAGCTAGAGGCCCATAGTAAGTATGGTATAAACTTTACAATTAAAAATAACACCTTAATACCTAATGCCGGTATAGACGAGTCTAACGCTGGTGGTTTCTACATACTTTGGCCAAAAGACTCGCAACGTACGGCTGCAGAGGTGAGAGCTTATATCAAACATCGCTTTGGAATTAAATACTGCGGGGTTGTTATTACGGATAGTACTTGTAGAACTATGAGACGAGGCGTAAGCGGTATAGCGTTAGGTTTTAGCGGCTTTAATCCACTCCATAACTATGTTGGCACACCAGATCTTTTTGGGCGTGATTTTAAGGTCTCGCAGGCTGACATTGTTGGCGGGCTAGCCGGCATAGGCGTGTTTGTGATGGGCGAAGGCAGCGAATCGACACCACTAGCTGTCATTTCGGAGTTAGATAATGTAGAGTTTGCTGACCGAGAACCGACCGACGAAGAACTAAAAAATATCGCCATACCGCTAGAAGAAGATTTGTTTGAGCCATTTCTGAGTAGGGTAAAATGGCTGCGAAAGCCGGACTAG
- the secE gene encoding preprotein translocase subunit SecE: MVEKKKKAIRKTESIRERAAKSSRLRAGRIRRLKGGAGRLRIPVKRLWQAGHKPYHAIPQKDKGFWGFMTKTRRFTPMYLINSWRELKQVTWPDRRTTWKLVLAVFIFAVFFGLVIALVDFGLDKIFKQLLLRK, encoded by the coding sequence GTGGTAGAAAAGAAGAAAAAAGCTATCAGAAAAACAGAGTCCATTCGAGAGCGCGCGGCAAAAAGTAGCCGACTGAGAGCTGGCCGAATCCGACGACTTAAGGGCGGTGCTGGACGGCTTAGGATCCCTGTCAAACGTCTTTGGCAAGCCGGACACAAACCTTACCACGCTATTCCGCAAAAAGACAAAGGTTTTTGGGGTTTTATGACCAAAACTCGCCGTTTCACACCGATGTATCTCATCAACAGTTGGCGCGAGCTTAAACAGGTAACTTGGCCAGATCGTCGCACAACCTGGAAACTAGTACTGGCTGTATTTATCTTTGCTGTTTTCTTTGGGCTGGTCATTGCTTTAGTCGACTTTGGCCTTGATAAAATCTTTAAACAATTATTACTTCGTAAATAA
- a CDS encoding M48 family metallopeptidase gives MQKLIEVEGIGEVILAKRKGTRNIRISISGDKVRLGMPFGVSEAAALQFLNSRRHWILKHKKDEARVLKSGDQIGKSHKLFFEPFEVTKPTARLHGQTIVVKFPRNLKSYMNEVQEAATRGSKKALQKEAEKYLLPRLKAWSDKTELDYKIGDVKFMKSRWGHCSNRGEITLNSYLVQYDWKLIDYVIVHELAHTAHHDHSDKFWSLVAKHCPPHKTLRKELKNKQTAVVANATESPKL, from the coding sequence ATGCAGAAATTAATTGAGGTTGAGGGAATTGGCGAAGTAATACTAGCTAAGCGCAAGGGCACTAGAAATATTCGTATTAGTATCAGTGGCGACAAAGTCCGTCTTGGTATGCCTTTTGGCGTTAGCGAAGCAGCTGCGCTTCAGTTTTTAAATAGCCGCCGCCATTGGATTCTAAAACACAAAAAAGATGAGGCAAGGGTATTAAAAAGTGGCGACCAAATTGGCAAAAGCCACAAATTATTCTTTGAGCCATTTGAAGTTACCAAACCAACAGCAAGACTACACGGGCAAACTATAGTCGTAAAGTTCCCAAGAAACCTAAAATCTTATATGAATGAAGTCCAAGAAGCTGCCACCCGCGGATCAAAAAAAGCCTTACAAAAAGAAGCCGAAAAATACCTTCTACCACGACTAAAAGCATGGTCCGACAAAACCGAGCTAGACTACAAAATCGGCGATGTGAAATTCATGAAAAGTCGCTGGGGACACTGTAGTAACAGGGGAGAAATCACACTAAACTCATACCTAGTCCAATACGACTGGAAACTAATAGATTACGTGATTGTGCATGAACTAGCACACACCGCGCACCACGATCATTCTGATAAATTTTGGTCTCTTGTCGCCAAACACTGTCCACCACACAAAACTTTGCGAAAAGAACTAAAAAACAAACAAACTGCAGTCGTTGCAAATGCAACAGAAAGCCCTAAACTCTAA
- the cyoC gene encoding cytochrome o ubiquinol oxidase subunit III, translating into MVAWLSEAQKMNHVESHEEASTDRVMFGFWIYLMTDLLMFAALFAVFAVLRNNTAGEPSGKDIFSLPFVLIETLILLTSSFTCGLGMIAARNKDKAKVMLWFGVTMLLGLIFLTLEIKEFSTILHEGHSWRDSAFLSSFFVLVGTHGLHITSGILWLAVTLRYIARQGLNHHKIRKLALISLFWHFLDIVWIFIFTVVYLMSFIN; encoded by the coding sequence ATGGTTGCTTGGCTTAGCGAGGCACAAAAAATGAATCATGTAGAGTCGCACGAAGAAGCTTCAACCGACCGAGTGATGTTTGGCTTTTGGATCTATCTTATGACCGACCTCCTTATGTTCGCTGCGCTGTTTGCTGTTTTTGCTGTACTGCGTAACAATACGGCGGGCGAGCCCTCAGGGAAAGATATTTTTAGCCTACCGTTCGTTTTAATTGAGACGTTGATACTTCTTACCAGCAGTTTTACCTGTGGCCTTGGCATGATTGCTGCACGAAACAAGGATAAAGCTAAAGTAATGCTTTGGTTCGGTGTAACCATGCTACTTGGTTTAATATTCTTAACACTTGAAATTAAAGAATTTAGTACCATTCTTCACGAAGGGCATAGTTGGCGCGACAGTGCCTTTTTGTCTTCATTTTTTGTGCTTGTTGGCACTCATGGACTGCATATTACATCTGGCATACTGTGGTTGGCAGTTACTTTACGCTACATTGCACGCCAGGGCCTGAATCATCATAAGATTCGAAAGCTGGCACTCATTAGTTTATTTTGGCACTTTTTGGACATCGTTTGGATTTTTATCTTCACGGTAGTTTATTTAATGTCATTCATAAATTGA
- a CDS encoding NUDIX domain-containing protein → MAHIHELKDFTVSAFVLHPEKPQFLLLHHNKIGRWLQPGGHIELKENPIQALNHELYEETGLKPDQWGFVGQPDYPKVDHDLTTEATLPLPFYLSEHNFSPTHQHIDLTYLVKAKTATLTKNPDGASAIGWFTLEQVAAKLDDGKLFKATYQICEWIAKKYF, encoded by the coding sequence ATGGCACACATACACGAGTTAAAGGACTTCACTGTCAGCGCTTTTGTCTTGCACCCTGAAAAACCACAGTTTTTGCTACTACATCACAACAAAATTGGGAGGTGGCTACAGCCGGGCGGGCACATTGAGCTAAAAGAAAACCCTATCCAAGCTCTGAATCACGAATTATATGAAGAAACTGGCCTTAAGCCAGACCAGTGGGGTTTCGTCGGCCAACCAGACTACCCAAAAGTAGATCACGACTTAACTACCGAAGCGACCTTACCACTGCCTTTTTATCTGAGTGAACATAACTTTAGTCCTACCCACCAGCACATAGACCTAACGTACCTAGTCAAGGCAAAAACGGCTACTCTAACCAAAAATCCTGATGGTGCCAGCGCCATAGGCTGGTTCACACTCGAACAAGTAGCGGCAAAGTTAGACGATGGTAAATTGTTTAAGGCGACGTATCAAATTTGCGAGTGGATCGCCAAAAAATACTTTTAA
- a CDS encoding cytochrome o ubiquinol/quinol oxidase subunit IV → MRSHEHKSSHGSIKSYVVGYLLSLAFTLVPYYMVRSGGMTGQKLLITVLAFAFIQMFIQIFFFLHLGRGPKPFYNVIFFTATFGMILVVVFGSIFIMDNLYRNMSPAEVTTKIGEKEGIAEIAGKKTGGCQGLGVNHKAVIKDELVTPDHIHAVLCDTLTITNLDSINREITFGEHENHEAYGGVYEISLAAGRSKTITLNTAGQYKFHDHVDPTVGAFFTVEK, encoded by the coding sequence ATGAGAAGTCACGAACACAAATCTTCGCACGGTAGCATAAAATCATATGTAGTTGGCTATCTTCTTTCGCTAGCATTTACATTGGTTCCTTACTATATGGTTAGGTCCGGCGGTATGACCGGCCAAAAATTATTGATTACTGTTTTGGCTTTTGCCTTCATACAAATGTTTATCCAGATATTTTTCTTTCTTCACCTTGGTCGCGGGCCAAAGCCTTTTTATAATGTTATATTTTTCACTGCTACATTCGGTATGATTTTGGTCGTGGTCTTTGGTTCGATATTCATCATGGACAATCTTTATCGCAACATGAGTCCTGCTGAGGTGACCACAAAAATTGGCGAAAAAGAAGGTATCGCCGAAATTGCTGGCAAGAAAACAGGTGGATGCCAAGGTTTAGGCGTTAACCACAAAGCTGTAATAAAAGACGAGCTAGTCACTCCAGATCATATTCATGCGGTTTTATGCGACACGCTGACGATTACCAATCTTGACAGCATCAACCGCGAAATAACTTTCGGCGAGCACGAAAACCACGAAGCCTATGGTGGTGTATACGAGATATCACTAGCGGCTGGTAGGTCTAAAACCATAACCCTCAACACTGCGGGGCAGTATAAGTTTCACGATCACGTAGACCCAACTGTTGGTGCGTTCTTTACTGTAGAGAAGTAA
- a CDS encoding deoxycytidine triphosphate deaminase — translation MSSEGNSSSSNDSTQSNLPQAGVYSNIDIRKAIADGHIICQPYNPKHVAHASLDVTLGYYYYRTGQEKRGFVYNPFDESDVRRYFGELQQAVSHQDWCNANGVKPLANIPLDHPVIPLRPGERILAHTHEFFGIKPPGAYQVKARSSWGRNGVSVCFDAGWVDPGYINRLTLEIYNLNEHETVLLPVGERIAQAVFLTTGEVEGSYGEGRDQGFSGKYQQGSDLEEIIASWTPEQMLPRAYKDQRTLPGVIAGLKAR, via the coding sequence ATGTCGAGTGAGGGTAACAGTTCGTCTAGTAATGACAGCACGCAGTCTAATTTGCCACAGGCCGGTGTTTATAGCAATATTGACATCCGAAAGGCTATAGCTGATGGCCACATAATTTGCCAGCCCTATAACCCTAAACATGTAGCCCACGCAAGCCTCGACGTCACCTTAGGCTATTATTACTACCGAACCGGTCAAGAGAAGCGCGGCTTTGTCTATAATCCTTTTGACGAATCTGACGTACGCCGCTACTTCGGCGAACTACAACAAGCCGTTAGCCACCAAGATTGGTGCAACGCCAACGGCGTAAAGCCGTTAGCTAACATTCCGCTTGATCATCCCGTAATACCACTTCGCCCTGGCGAGAGAATTCTGGCCCACACCCATGAATTTTTTGGCATCAAACCGCCTGGTGCTTACCAAGTAAAAGCTCGTTCAAGTTGGGGACGTAACGGTGTTTCGGTTTGTTTTGATGCTGGCTGGGTCGACCCGGGTTACATCAATCGTCTTACTCTGGAGATTTATAACCTGAACGAACACGAAACTGTTCTACTACCAGTAGGTGAGAGAATAGCCCAGGCCGTTTTCTTGACAACCGGTGAAGTTGAAGGCAGTTATGGCGAAGGCCGCGACCAAGGATTCAGCGGCAAGTACCAGCAGGGAAGTGACCTCGAGGAGATCATTGCCAGCTGGACGCCAGAGCAAATGTTGCCTAGAGCCTACAAAGATCAAAGAACATTACCGGGAGTGATCGCCGGTTTAAAAGCACGATAG
- a CDS encoding 50S ribosomal protein L11, which yields MAKVVKANLKMKLKGGQASAAPPVGSTLGQYGVNMMDFIQPFNDQTKDMMGQDVTVHIQIFEDRTMAWRVVSTPTDVRILKELGVQKGSGVPNKEKVSKKLTQAQLTKIAEEKAIDMNTDDVEAVKKMVAGTARSMGVEVES from the coding sequence ATGGCAAAAGTAGTAAAAGCAAACCTCAAGATGAAACTAAAAGGCGGCCAGGCATCGGCTGCGCCTCCAGTTGGTAGCACACTTGGTCAGTACGGCGTGAACATGATGGACTTTATCCAGCCTTTCAACGACCAAACCAAAGACATGATGGGTCAGGACGTAACAGTTCACATCCAGATTTTCGAAGACCGCACCATGGCTTGGCGCGTCGTCAGCACTCCAACTGATGTTCGTATCCTTAAAGAGCTTGGAGTTCAAAAAGGTTCGGGTGTACCCAACAAGGAAAAGGTTAGCAAGAAGCTCACTCAGGCGCAACTAACCAAAATTGCCGAAGAAAAAGCGATAGACATGAATACCGACGACGTAGAGGCTGTCAAAAAAATGGTGGCTGGCACTGCCCGCAGCATGGGTGTAGAAGTCGAAAGCTAA
- a CDS encoding PAS domain S-box protein, giving the protein MAFTTNTEDATLDQQRLKSLVNSMADGVIATDQKGTIVLYNGAAMNILDRNTEIKGRKIGNVIKTINGKHEEVDFQKMVLGTETQTASRDLRIVYEDESQVNLYTSIAPVHLGYGQQGDRGFVILLRDITHEKSLEEERNEFISVVSHELRTPIAVTEGMIGNAEFLLDKSSDINQIKSMLKSAHEQVLFLAQMINDLSTLSRAERGKLQADREIINITDLLKDLQKNYEQSAFAKGLKLFTETAPDLEVLYSSKLYVREVLQNFITNAIKYTETGHVSVSARPYQDGVEFRVSDSGIGIGKADREKVFEKFFRADNSKTREQSGTGLGLYVTMKLAKILGADISLESQLGEGSTFTIHVPNLPESGE; this is encoded by the coding sequence ATGGCATTCACAACAAACACCGAAGACGCTACGCTAGACCAGCAGCGCCTAAAAAGCCTCGTCAACAGCATGGCAGATGGCGTTATTGCCACTGATCAAAAAGGCACTATCGTGCTCTATAACGGCGCGGCGATGAACATTCTTGATCGCAACACAGAGATCAAGGGCAGAAAAATCGGAAACGTCATCAAAACCATCAACGGCAAACACGAAGAAGTAGATTTCCAAAAAATGGTACTGGGAACAGAAACTCAAACCGCCAGCCGTGACCTCCGAATTGTTTATGAAGATGAAAGCCAAGTAAACTTATACACCAGCATCGCACCGGTACACTTAGGCTATGGCCAGCAAGGGGATCGAGGTTTTGTAATTCTACTCCGTGACATAACTCATGAGAAATCTCTTGAAGAAGAACGTAACGAGTTTATTAGCGTTGTTAGTCACGAGCTACGCACGCCTATCGCCGTAACAGAGGGTATGATTGGTAACGCCGAATTTTTACTCGATAAATCATCAGATATAAATCAAATTAAGTCGATGCTCAAAAGCGCCCATGAACAAGTTTTATTCTTGGCTCAGATGATTAATGACCTTTCGACTCTATCTCGCGCCGAACGAGGCAAACTTCAGGCCGATAGGGAAATAATAAACATTACAGATCTGTTAAAAGATCTTCAGAAAAACTACGAGCAAAGCGCATTTGCCAAGGGGTTAAAACTATTCACAGAAACAGCACCAGATTTAGAAGTTTTATACTCGAGTAAACTATACGTCCGCGAAGTACTACAAAACTTTATTACAAATGCCATTAAGTACACCGAGACGGGTCACGTCAGTGTTTCTGCCAGACCTTACCAAGACGGTGTAGAGTTCCGGGTAAGCGATAGTGGCATTGGCATTGGCAAAGCCGACCGCGAAAAAGTTTTTGAAAAGTTTTTTCGAGCCGACAATAGTAAAACCCGCGAACAAAGCGGCACTGGGCTGGGACTCTACGTCACTATGAAGTTGGCTAAGATACTAGGAGCAGATATATCTTTGGAGAGCCAGCTAGGCGAGGGGAGTACGTTTACGATACACGTACCGAACTTGCCAGAAAGTGGCGAGTAG
- the rplA gene encoding 50S ribosomal protein L1, producing the protein MAETKADLIKQAKALGIEHVNANNTMAELREEIAKAAPKKHDKEALPVSDHKAEFAKAGKRSAKAVAEKEEALSKTNEDESTVSPSKTTIKPTRTRLERAGKKMKEAAKLIDRSKEYTLKEALELATKTSTTKFDSTLELHIRLNVDPRQADQNLRDNLMLPEGTGKTVRVAVFAEPDDAKAAKEAGADIAGDEELLAQLEKGIINFDILIATPKVMAKLGKYARVLGPKGLMPNPKSGTVTPTPAKAVAEAKAGRVEYRVDSTGIIHVGAGKISFGAVRLEKNAAAILASIKSNKPSSIKGIYVKSIYLTTTMGPSIKVLNSEL; encoded by the coding sequence ATGGCCGAAACAAAAGCCGATCTAATCAAACAAGCAAAAGCGCTTGGCATTGAACACGTCAACGCCAACAACACCATGGCAGAGCTACGCGAAGAAATCGCCAAAGCAGCCCCCAAAAAACACGACAAAGAAGCATTGCCTGTGAGCGATCACAAGGCAGAGTTTGCCAAAGCTGGCAAAAGAAGCGCCAAGGCTGTAGCCGAAAAAGAAGAAGCTCTGTCAAAGACAAATGAAGATGAGTCAACCGTTTCGCCCTCTAAAACTACGATCAAACCTACCCGCACGCGTCTAGAACGAGCTGGTAAGAAAATGAAAGAGGCTGCCAAACTTATCGACAGGTCTAAAGAATACACCCTCAAAGAAGCACTTGAACTCGCCACCAAAACTAGTACCACCAAATTCGACTCAACGCTCGAGCTGCATATACGCTTAAACGTCGACCCACGCCAAGCCGACCAGAACCTTCGAGACAATCTTATGTTACCCGAAGGAACTGGCAAGACTGTAAGGGTGGCTGTGTTTGCCGAACCTGACGATGCCAAAGCCGCCAAAGAAGCCGGCGCCGACATTGCAGGCGACGAGGAGCTACTGGCTCAGCTCGAAAAAGGCATAATTAACTTTGATATTTTAATCGCTACCCCTAAAGTCATGGCAAAACTTGGTAAATATGCCCGCGTTTTGGGGCCAAAAGGACTCATGCCAAACCCAAAGAGCGGCACGGTTACACCTACTCCCGCCAAAGCAGTCGCAGAGGCAAAGGCTGGTCGAGTAGAGTACCGAGTCGACTCAACTGGCATTATCCATGTAGGAGCTGGAAAAATTAGTTTTGGGGCTGTCCGGCTCGAGAAAAACGCTGCCGCAATTTTAGCAAGCATCAAGTCTAACAAGCCATCAAGTATCAAAGGTATTTACGTTAAGAGCATATACCTGACAACCACCATGGGCCCAAGCATCAAGGTTCTAAACTCCGAGCTATAG